gacctccccttctagggcgacctctacccgtccgatctccacctctagctggttgtgcatgtggagtggaaactggtgcagtaatcatggcctgagaagcctgagggccctgtggaataggtggggacTGATAAATCCGTGGAGGTGCActcctcctaagtctggggaaatctctcatgatatgacgagtgtcaccacactcaaaacaagccctcggagtacgtggctgctgggactcgatcgggcctgatcgactagactgcccgctgaaagcatcCCGtataggaggtacagaagacactggcggtgcataataaggaacCTGAGGTCTAGGAGTAGCTAGAATAACACTGGaaactggaagtgctgaatgaattggatgactcacataacctctaccatgacgggctgcaactggggcacgagaattattatatgtgccaaacTCTCGGCGTGTCTTAGCTTTCCTCTCTTT
The DNA window shown above is from Nicotiana tomentosiformis chromosome 8, ASM39032v3, whole genome shotgun sequence and carries:
- the LOC138898269 gene encoding uncharacterized protein, producing MSEYALRLSDLARYAPALVATVRERVRRIIEGFHPNIRYSMYRELEMDITYQHVVSISRRLEGMRIRERKERKAKTRREFGTYNNSRAPVAARHGRGYVSHPIHSALPVSSVILATPRPQVPYYAPPVSSVPPIRDAFSGQSSRSGPIESQQPRTPRACFECGDTRHIMRDFPRLRRSAPPRIYQSPPIPQGPQASQAMITAPVSTPHAQPARGGDRTGRGRPRRGGQARYYALTARIEAIAFDSIIALTLAIPGLPHLEWRGTSDHIPNRVLLLRLNEWLRRGVMCIWPM